From a single Brassica rapa cultivar Chiifu-401-42 chromosome A01, CAAS_Brap_v3.01, whole genome shotgun sequence genomic region:
- the LOC103849863 gene encoding acyltransferase-like protein At3g26840, chloroplastic isoform X1, with amino-acid sequence MAATGLHVLSAVGLRIGEKHKLSVGGVALPRVSVSVTAFSSEQRSAKSFRDYLEAAREFIRPEENSPSRWFSPLESKARCDRAPLLLFLPGIDGNGLGLMRQHHKLGQMFDIWCFHIPPSNRTAFPDLVRMVETTVKSESQRSPGKPIYLVGESLGACIALAIASCNPHIDLLLILSNPATSFGNSSLQHLSPLLKLLPHQLDLAFPSVLSLIPGGPLKRMIAHWVRGLPENETAANIYQDLVTASTFTSILADTFGRETLLWKLKLLDSASLFANAHLHLVQAQTLILSSGNDHILPSTCEGKRLRKKLPKCEVRSFKENGHCLFLEDGIDLVSIIKATSFYRRGRHQDYISDFIPPTFSEFNKCYGVNRLLEVIMGPVFLSTTVDGKVVRGLGGIPSEGPVLLVGNHMLLASDKISLPGQFVHERNINLRPLVHPMMFTRMRDGLLPDVSGYDTLRMMGSVPISATHLHNLLSAKSHILLFPGGIREALHRKGEEYKLMWPEKPEFVRAAAKFGAKIVPFCGVGEDDFLKVVVDYNDQIKVPIVREVLKRVTAEGPEVRGSVEGEEGNQDFHMPGVIPKCPGRYYYYFGKVIETGEEELRDREKAKEVYAEVKKEVERCIEFVKQRREEDPYRPLLSRLHYHLKHGLLTQVPTFPF; translated from the exons atgGCGGCCACTGGATTACATGTGCTATCTGCCGTCGGCTTACGCATCGGAGAGAAGCACAAGCTTTCTGTTGGAGGAGTAGCCCTACCCCGAGTCTCCGTTTCTGTCACCGCTTTTAGCTCGGAGCAGCGGTCGGCTAAGAGCTTCAGGGACTACCTCGAGGCGGCTAGGGAATTCATCAGACCCGAAGAAAACAGCCCCTCTCGCTGGTTCTCTCCCCTCGAAAGCAAGGCTCGATGTGACCGCGCCCCGCTCCTTCTCTTCCTACCTG GTATCGACGGAAATGGACTCGGCCTAATGAGACAGCACCATAAACTTGGACA GATGTTTGATATCTGGTGCTTTCACATTCCACCCAGTAATCGTACTGCATTCCCAG ATCTTGTCCGCATGGTCGAAACAACTGTTAAATCTGAAAGTCAGCGGTCACCTGGTAAACCCATTTATCTTGTTGGAGAATCTCTCGGTGCCTGCATTGCACTTGCCATTGCTTCCTGCAATCCTCATATTGATCTTCTCTTGATTCTTTCTAATCCAG CTACCTCATTTGGAAACTCTTCGCTGCAACATCTTTCTCCCCTGCTCAAACTCTTGCCTCACCAACTTGATCTTGCTTTTCCTTCTGTCTTAAGCTTGATTCCAG GTGGCCCTTTAAAAAGAATGATTGCTCACTGGGTCAGGGGACTTCCGGAGAACGAAACAGCTGCAAACATTTATCAAGATTTGGTGACAGCATCGACATTCACATCT ATCCTGGCTGATACATTTGGGAGAGAAACACTTTTGTGGAAGCTCAAGTTGCTTGATTCCGCTTCTCTTTTTGCCAATGCCCATCTTCATCTAGTACAAGCTCAGACTCTAATTCTATCAAG CGGAAATGACCATATATTACCCAGTACATGTGAAGGCAAACGACTTCGCAAAAAGCTGCCTAAATGTGAAGTCCGTTCCTTCAAAGAGAACGGTCATTGCCTTTTTCTG GAGGACGGCATTGATCTGGTCAGTATCATTAAGGCCACTTCTTTTTACCGGCGTGGGCGTCATCAGGATTACATCTCCGACTTCATCCCACCAACCTTCTCTGAATTTAACAAATGTTATGGCGTCAACAG GCTCCTTGAGGTGATCATGGGCCCTGTGTTTCTGTCGACTACAGTAGATGGGAAAGTGGTGAGGGGGCTTGGGGGAATACCATCGGAAGGACCTGTACTACTAGTGGGAAATCATATGCTACTGGCGAGTGACAAAATATCACTCCCAGGTCAATTTGTTCACGAGAGGAACATCAATTTGCGGCCTCTTGTGCATCCGATGATGTTTACAAGAATGAGAGATGGATTGTTACCTGATGTGTCTGGTTACGACACACTCAGAATGATGGGGTCGGTGCCCATCTCAGCCACCCACCTTCATAATCTCTTGTCTGCAAAATCCCATATTCTGTTGTTTCCAGGAGGCATACGCGAAGCTCTACACCGCAAG GGAGAAGAATACAAGCTGATGTGGCCAGAGAAACCGGAGTTTGTGAGAGCGGCAGCCAAATTTGGAGCCAAAATAGTTCCCTTTTGTGGGGTTGGAGAAGATGATTTCTTAAAA GTAGTTGTGGACTACAATGACCAGATAAAAGTTCCGATTGTTAGAGAAGTGCTAAAAAGAGTGACAGCGGAAGGCCCGGAGGTGAG GGGAAGCGTAGAAGGAGAAGAGGGTAACCAAGATTTCCACATGCCAGGAGTGATACCCAAGTGTCCTGGGAGATACTATTACTACTTTGGGAAAGTGATAGAGACGGGAGAGGAAGAATTAAGGGACAGAGAGAAGGCAAAGGAAGTGTACGCCGAGGTGAAGAAGGAGGTTGAGAGATGCATAGAGTTTGTGAAGCAGAGAAGGGAGGAAGATCCTTACAGACCTCTCTTGTCTCGTCTCCACTATCACCTGAAGCACGGTCTCCTCACCCAAGTCCCCACTTTTCCCTTTTGA
- the LOC103849863 gene encoding acyltransferase-like protein At3g26840, chloroplastic isoform X3 — translation MAATGLHVLSAVGLRIGEKHKLSVGGVALPRVSVSVTAFSSEQRSAKSFRDYLEAAREFIRPEENSPSRWFSPLESKARCDRAPLLLFLPGIDGNGLGLMRQHHKLGQMFDIWCFHIPPSNRTAFPDLVRMVETTVKSESQRSPGKPIYLVGESLGACIALAIASCNPHIDLLLILSNPATSFGNSSLQHLSPLLKLLPHQLDLAFPSVLSLIPGGPLKRMIAHWVRGLPENETAANIYQDLVTASTFTSILADTFGRETLLWKLKLLDSASLFANAHLHLVQAQTLILSSGNDHILPSTCEGKRLRKKLPKCEVRSFKENGHCLFLEDGIDLVSIIKATSFYRRGRHQDYISDFIPPTFSEFNKCYGVNRLLEVIMGPVFLSTTVDGKVVRGLGGIPSEGPVLLVGNHMLLASDKISLPGQFVHERNINLRPLVHPMMFTRMRDGLLPDVSGYDTLRMMGSVPISATHLHNLLSAKSHILLFPGGIREALHRKVVVDYNDQIKVPIVREVLKRVTAEGPEVRGSVEGEEGNQDFHMPGVIPKCPGRYYYYFGKVIETGEEELRDREKAKEVYAEVKKEVERCIEFVKQRREEDPYRPLLSRLHYHLKHGLLTQVPTFPF, via the exons atgGCGGCCACTGGATTACATGTGCTATCTGCCGTCGGCTTACGCATCGGAGAGAAGCACAAGCTTTCTGTTGGAGGAGTAGCCCTACCCCGAGTCTCCGTTTCTGTCACCGCTTTTAGCTCGGAGCAGCGGTCGGCTAAGAGCTTCAGGGACTACCTCGAGGCGGCTAGGGAATTCATCAGACCCGAAGAAAACAGCCCCTCTCGCTGGTTCTCTCCCCTCGAAAGCAAGGCTCGATGTGACCGCGCCCCGCTCCTTCTCTTCCTACCTG GTATCGACGGAAATGGACTCGGCCTAATGAGACAGCACCATAAACTTGGACA GATGTTTGATATCTGGTGCTTTCACATTCCACCCAGTAATCGTACTGCATTCCCAG ATCTTGTCCGCATGGTCGAAACAACTGTTAAATCTGAAAGTCAGCGGTCACCTGGTAAACCCATTTATCTTGTTGGAGAATCTCTCGGTGCCTGCATTGCACTTGCCATTGCTTCCTGCAATCCTCATATTGATCTTCTCTTGATTCTTTCTAATCCAG CTACCTCATTTGGAAACTCTTCGCTGCAACATCTTTCTCCCCTGCTCAAACTCTTGCCTCACCAACTTGATCTTGCTTTTCCTTCTGTCTTAAGCTTGATTCCAG GTGGCCCTTTAAAAAGAATGATTGCTCACTGGGTCAGGGGACTTCCGGAGAACGAAACAGCTGCAAACATTTATCAAGATTTGGTGACAGCATCGACATTCACATCT ATCCTGGCTGATACATTTGGGAGAGAAACACTTTTGTGGAAGCTCAAGTTGCTTGATTCCGCTTCTCTTTTTGCCAATGCCCATCTTCATCTAGTACAAGCTCAGACTCTAATTCTATCAAG CGGAAATGACCATATATTACCCAGTACATGTGAAGGCAAACGACTTCGCAAAAAGCTGCCTAAATGTGAAGTCCGTTCCTTCAAAGAGAACGGTCATTGCCTTTTTCTG GAGGACGGCATTGATCTGGTCAGTATCATTAAGGCCACTTCTTTTTACCGGCGTGGGCGTCATCAGGATTACATCTCCGACTTCATCCCACCAACCTTCTCTGAATTTAACAAATGTTATGGCGTCAACAG GCTCCTTGAGGTGATCATGGGCCCTGTGTTTCTGTCGACTACAGTAGATGGGAAAGTGGTGAGGGGGCTTGGGGGAATACCATCGGAAGGACCTGTACTACTAGTGGGAAATCATATGCTACTGGCGAGTGACAAAATATCACTCCCAGGTCAATTTGTTCACGAGAGGAACATCAATTTGCGGCCTCTTGTGCATCCGATGATGTTTACAAGAATGAGAGATGGATTGTTACCTGATGTGTCTGGTTACGACACACTCAGAATGATGGGGTCGGTGCCCATCTCAGCCACCCACCTTCATAATCTCTTGTCTGCAAAATCCCATATTCTGTTGTTTCCAGGAGGCATACGCGAAGCTCTACACCGCAAG GTAGTTGTGGACTACAATGACCAGATAAAAGTTCCGATTGTTAGAGAAGTGCTAAAAAGAGTGACAGCGGAAGGCCCGGAGGTGAG GGGAAGCGTAGAAGGAGAAGAGGGTAACCAAGATTTCCACATGCCAGGAGTGATACCCAAGTGTCCTGGGAGATACTATTACTACTTTGGGAAAGTGATAGAGACGGGAGAGGAAGAATTAAGGGACAGAGAGAAGGCAAAGGAAGTGTACGCCGAGGTGAAGAAGGAGGTTGAGAGATGCATAGAGTTTGTGAAGCAGAGAAGGGAGGAAGATCCTTACAGACCTCTCTTGTCTCGTCTCCACTATCACCTGAAGCACGGTCTCCTCACCCAAGTCCCCACTTTTCCCTTTTGA
- the LOC103849863 gene encoding acyltransferase-like protein At3g26840, chloroplastic isoform X2, whose protein sequence is MAATGLHVLSAVGLRIGEKHKLSVGGVALPRVSVSVTAFSSEQRSAKSFRDYLEAAREFIRPEENSPSRWFSPLESKARCDRAPLLLFLPGIDGNGLGLMRQHHKLGQMFDIWCFHIPPSNRTAFPDLVRMVETTVKSESQRSPGKPIYLVGESLGACIALAIASCNPHIDLLLILSNPATSFGNSSLQHLSPLLKLLPHQLDLAFPSVLSLIPGGPLKRMIAHWVRGLPENETAANIYQDLVTASTFTSILADTFGRETLLWKLKLLDSASLFANAHLHLVQAQTLILSSGNDHILPSTCEGKRLRKKLPKCEVRSFKENGHCLFLEDGIDLVSIIKATSFYRRGRHQDYISDFIPPTFSEFNKCYGVNRLLEVIMGPVFLSTTVDGKVVRGLGGIPSEGPVLLVGNHMLLASDKISLPGQFVHERNINLRPLVHPMMFTRMRDGLLPDVSGYDTLRMMGSVPISATHLHNLLSAKSHILLFPGGIREALHRKGEEYKLMWPEKPEFVRAAAKFGAKIVPFCGVGEDDFLKVIVDYNDQIKVPIVREVLKRVTAEGPEVRGSVEGEEGNQDFHMPGVIPKCPGRYYYYFGKVIETGEEELRDREKAKEVYAEVKKEVERCIEFVKQRREEDPYRPLLSRLHYHLKHGLLTQVPTFPF, encoded by the exons atgGCGGCCACTGGATTACATGTGCTATCTGCCGTCGGCTTACGCATCGGAGAGAAGCACAAGCTTTCTGTTGGAGGAGTAGCCCTACCCCGAGTCTCCGTTTCTGTCACCGCTTTTAGCTCGGAGCAGCGGTCGGCTAAGAGCTTCAGGGACTACCTCGAGGCGGCTAGGGAATTCATCAGACCCGAAGAAAACAGCCCCTCTCGCTGGTTCTCTCCCCTCGAAAGCAAGGCTCGATGTGACCGCGCCCCGCTCCTTCTCTTCCTACCTG GTATCGACGGAAATGGACTCGGCCTAATGAGACAGCACCATAAACTTGGACA GATGTTTGATATCTGGTGCTTTCACATTCCACCCAGTAATCGTACTGCATTCCCAG ATCTTGTCCGCATGGTCGAAACAACTGTTAAATCTGAAAGTCAGCGGTCACCTGGTAAACCCATTTATCTTGTTGGAGAATCTCTCGGTGCCTGCATTGCACTTGCCATTGCTTCCTGCAATCCTCATATTGATCTTCTCTTGATTCTTTCTAATCCAG CTACCTCATTTGGAAACTCTTCGCTGCAACATCTTTCTCCCCTGCTCAAACTCTTGCCTCACCAACTTGATCTTGCTTTTCCTTCTGTCTTAAGCTTGATTCCAG GTGGCCCTTTAAAAAGAATGATTGCTCACTGGGTCAGGGGACTTCCGGAGAACGAAACAGCTGCAAACATTTATCAAGATTTGGTGACAGCATCGACATTCACATCT ATCCTGGCTGATACATTTGGGAGAGAAACACTTTTGTGGAAGCTCAAGTTGCTTGATTCCGCTTCTCTTTTTGCCAATGCCCATCTTCATCTAGTACAAGCTCAGACTCTAATTCTATCAAG CGGAAATGACCATATATTACCCAGTACATGTGAAGGCAAACGACTTCGCAAAAAGCTGCCTAAATGTGAAGTCCGTTCCTTCAAAGAGAACGGTCATTGCCTTTTTCTG GAGGACGGCATTGATCTGGTCAGTATCATTAAGGCCACTTCTTTTTACCGGCGTGGGCGTCATCAGGATTACATCTCCGACTTCATCCCACCAACCTTCTCTGAATTTAACAAATGTTATGGCGTCAACAG GCTCCTTGAGGTGATCATGGGCCCTGTGTTTCTGTCGACTACAGTAGATGGGAAAGTGGTGAGGGGGCTTGGGGGAATACCATCGGAAGGACCTGTACTACTAGTGGGAAATCATATGCTACTGGCGAGTGACAAAATATCACTCCCAGGTCAATTTGTTCACGAGAGGAACATCAATTTGCGGCCTCTTGTGCATCCGATGATGTTTACAAGAATGAGAGATGGATTGTTACCTGATGTGTCTGGTTACGACACACTCAGAATGATGGGGTCGGTGCCCATCTCAGCCACCCACCTTCATAATCTCTTGTCTGCAAAATCCCATATTCTGTTGTTTCCAGGAGGCATACGCGAAGCTCTACACCGCAAG GGAGAAGAATACAAGCTGATGTGGCCAGAGAAACCGGAGTTTGTGAGAGCGGCAGCCAAATTTGGAGCCAAAATAGTTCCCTTTTGTGGGGTTGGAGAAGATGATTTCTTAAAAGTAA TTGTGGACTACAATGACCAGATAAAAGTTCCGATTGTTAGAGAAGTGCTAAAAAGAGTGACAGCGGAAGGCCCGGAGGTGAG GGGAAGCGTAGAAGGAGAAGAGGGTAACCAAGATTTCCACATGCCAGGAGTGATACCCAAGTGTCCTGGGAGATACTATTACTACTTTGGGAAAGTGATAGAGACGGGAGAGGAAGAATTAAGGGACAGAGAGAAGGCAAAGGAAGTGTACGCCGAGGTGAAGAAGGAGGTTGAGAGATGCATAGAGTTTGTGAAGCAGAGAAGGGAGGAAGATCCTTACAGACCTCTCTTGTCTCGTCTCCACTATCACCTGAAGCACGGTCTCCTCACCCAAGTCCCCACTTTTCCCTTTTGA
- the LOC103849863 gene encoding acyltransferase-like protein At3g26840, chloroplastic isoform X4, producing the protein MAATGLHVLSAVGLRIGEKHKLSVGGVALPRVSVSVTAFSSEQRSAKSFRDYLEAAREFIRPEENSPSRWFSPLESKARCDRAPLLLFLPGIDGNGLGLMRQHHKLGQMFDIWCFHIPPSNRTAFPDLVRMVETTVKSESQRSPGKPIYLVGESLGACIALAIASCNPHIDLLLILSNPATSFGNSSLQHLSPLLKLLPHQLDLAFPSVLSLIPGGPLKRMIAHWVRGLPENETAANIYQDLVTASTFTSILADTFGRETLLWKLKLLDSASLFANAHLHLVQAQTLILSSGNDHILPSTCEGKRLRKKLPKCEVRSFKENGHCLFLEDGIDLVSIIKATSFYRRGRHQDYISDFIPPTFSEFNKCYGVNRLLEVIMGPVFLSTTVDGKVVRGLGGIPSEGPVLLVGNHMLLASDKISLPGQFVHERNINLRPLVHPMMFTRMRDGLLPDVSGYDTLRMMGSVPISATHLHNLLSAKSHILLFPGGIREALHRKGEEYKLMWPEKPEFVRAAAKFGAKIVPFCGVGEDDFLKVVVDYNDQIKVPIVREVLKRVTAEGPEGKRRRRRG; encoded by the exons atgGCGGCCACTGGATTACATGTGCTATCTGCCGTCGGCTTACGCATCGGAGAGAAGCACAAGCTTTCTGTTGGAGGAGTAGCCCTACCCCGAGTCTCCGTTTCTGTCACCGCTTTTAGCTCGGAGCAGCGGTCGGCTAAGAGCTTCAGGGACTACCTCGAGGCGGCTAGGGAATTCATCAGACCCGAAGAAAACAGCCCCTCTCGCTGGTTCTCTCCCCTCGAAAGCAAGGCTCGATGTGACCGCGCCCCGCTCCTTCTCTTCCTACCTG GTATCGACGGAAATGGACTCGGCCTAATGAGACAGCACCATAAACTTGGACA GATGTTTGATATCTGGTGCTTTCACATTCCACCCAGTAATCGTACTGCATTCCCAG ATCTTGTCCGCATGGTCGAAACAACTGTTAAATCTGAAAGTCAGCGGTCACCTGGTAAACCCATTTATCTTGTTGGAGAATCTCTCGGTGCCTGCATTGCACTTGCCATTGCTTCCTGCAATCCTCATATTGATCTTCTCTTGATTCTTTCTAATCCAG CTACCTCATTTGGAAACTCTTCGCTGCAACATCTTTCTCCCCTGCTCAAACTCTTGCCTCACCAACTTGATCTTGCTTTTCCTTCTGTCTTAAGCTTGATTCCAG GTGGCCCTTTAAAAAGAATGATTGCTCACTGGGTCAGGGGACTTCCGGAGAACGAAACAGCTGCAAACATTTATCAAGATTTGGTGACAGCATCGACATTCACATCT ATCCTGGCTGATACATTTGGGAGAGAAACACTTTTGTGGAAGCTCAAGTTGCTTGATTCCGCTTCTCTTTTTGCCAATGCCCATCTTCATCTAGTACAAGCTCAGACTCTAATTCTATCAAG CGGAAATGACCATATATTACCCAGTACATGTGAAGGCAAACGACTTCGCAAAAAGCTGCCTAAATGTGAAGTCCGTTCCTTCAAAGAGAACGGTCATTGCCTTTTTCTG GAGGACGGCATTGATCTGGTCAGTATCATTAAGGCCACTTCTTTTTACCGGCGTGGGCGTCATCAGGATTACATCTCCGACTTCATCCCACCAACCTTCTCTGAATTTAACAAATGTTATGGCGTCAACAG GCTCCTTGAGGTGATCATGGGCCCTGTGTTTCTGTCGACTACAGTAGATGGGAAAGTGGTGAGGGGGCTTGGGGGAATACCATCGGAAGGACCTGTACTACTAGTGGGAAATCATATGCTACTGGCGAGTGACAAAATATCACTCCCAGGTCAATTTGTTCACGAGAGGAACATCAATTTGCGGCCTCTTGTGCATCCGATGATGTTTACAAGAATGAGAGATGGATTGTTACCTGATGTGTCTGGTTACGACACACTCAGAATGATGGGGTCGGTGCCCATCTCAGCCACCCACCTTCATAATCTCTTGTCTGCAAAATCCCATATTCTGTTGTTTCCAGGAGGCATACGCGAAGCTCTACACCGCAAG GGAGAAGAATACAAGCTGATGTGGCCAGAGAAACCGGAGTTTGTGAGAGCGGCAGCCAAATTTGGAGCCAAAATAGTTCCCTTTTGTGGGGTTGGAGAAGATGATTTCTTAAAA GTAGTTGTGGACTACAATGACCAGATAAAAGTTCCGATTGTTAGAGAAGTGCTAAAAAGAGTGACAGCGGAAGGCCCGGAG GGGAAGCGTAGAAGGAGAAGAGGGTAA
- the LOC103849863 gene encoding acyltransferase-like protein At3g26840, chloroplastic isoform X5 — MAATGLHVLSAVGLRIGEKHKLSVGGVALPRVSVSVTAFSSEQRSAKSFRDYLEAAREFIRPEENSPSRWFSPLESKARCDRAPLLLFLPGIDGNGLGLMRQHHKLGQMFDIWCFHIPPSNRTAFPDLVRMVETTVKSESQRSPGKPIYLVGESLGACIALAIASCNPHIDLLLILSNPATSFGNSSLQHLSPLLKLLPHQLDLAFPSVLSLIPGGPLKRMIAHWVRGLPENETAANIYQDLVTASTFTSILADTFGRETLLWKLKLLDSASLFANAHLHLVQAQTLILSSGNDHILPSTCEGKRLRKKLPKCEVRSFKENGHCLFLEDGIDLVSIIKATSFYRRGRHQDYISDFIPPTFSEFNKCYGVNRLLEVIMGPVFLSTTVDGKVVRGLGGIPSEGPVLLVGNHMLLASDKISLPGQFVHERNINLRPLVHPMMFTRMRDGLLPDVSGYDTLRMMGSVPISATHLHNLLSAKSHILLFPGGIREALHRKGEEYKLMWPEKPEFVRAAAKFGAKIVPFCGVGEDDFLKVIVDYNDQIKVPIVREVLKRVTAEGPEGKRRRRRG; from the exons atgGCGGCCACTGGATTACATGTGCTATCTGCCGTCGGCTTACGCATCGGAGAGAAGCACAAGCTTTCTGTTGGAGGAGTAGCCCTACCCCGAGTCTCCGTTTCTGTCACCGCTTTTAGCTCGGAGCAGCGGTCGGCTAAGAGCTTCAGGGACTACCTCGAGGCGGCTAGGGAATTCATCAGACCCGAAGAAAACAGCCCCTCTCGCTGGTTCTCTCCCCTCGAAAGCAAGGCTCGATGTGACCGCGCCCCGCTCCTTCTCTTCCTACCTG GTATCGACGGAAATGGACTCGGCCTAATGAGACAGCACCATAAACTTGGACA GATGTTTGATATCTGGTGCTTTCACATTCCACCCAGTAATCGTACTGCATTCCCAG ATCTTGTCCGCATGGTCGAAACAACTGTTAAATCTGAAAGTCAGCGGTCACCTGGTAAACCCATTTATCTTGTTGGAGAATCTCTCGGTGCCTGCATTGCACTTGCCATTGCTTCCTGCAATCCTCATATTGATCTTCTCTTGATTCTTTCTAATCCAG CTACCTCATTTGGAAACTCTTCGCTGCAACATCTTTCTCCCCTGCTCAAACTCTTGCCTCACCAACTTGATCTTGCTTTTCCTTCTGTCTTAAGCTTGATTCCAG GTGGCCCTTTAAAAAGAATGATTGCTCACTGGGTCAGGGGACTTCCGGAGAACGAAACAGCTGCAAACATTTATCAAGATTTGGTGACAGCATCGACATTCACATCT ATCCTGGCTGATACATTTGGGAGAGAAACACTTTTGTGGAAGCTCAAGTTGCTTGATTCCGCTTCTCTTTTTGCCAATGCCCATCTTCATCTAGTACAAGCTCAGACTCTAATTCTATCAAG CGGAAATGACCATATATTACCCAGTACATGTGAAGGCAAACGACTTCGCAAAAAGCTGCCTAAATGTGAAGTCCGTTCCTTCAAAGAGAACGGTCATTGCCTTTTTCTG GAGGACGGCATTGATCTGGTCAGTATCATTAAGGCCACTTCTTTTTACCGGCGTGGGCGTCATCAGGATTACATCTCCGACTTCATCCCACCAACCTTCTCTGAATTTAACAAATGTTATGGCGTCAACAG GCTCCTTGAGGTGATCATGGGCCCTGTGTTTCTGTCGACTACAGTAGATGGGAAAGTGGTGAGGGGGCTTGGGGGAATACCATCGGAAGGACCTGTACTACTAGTGGGAAATCATATGCTACTGGCGAGTGACAAAATATCACTCCCAGGTCAATTTGTTCACGAGAGGAACATCAATTTGCGGCCTCTTGTGCATCCGATGATGTTTACAAGAATGAGAGATGGATTGTTACCTGATGTGTCTGGTTACGACACACTCAGAATGATGGGGTCGGTGCCCATCTCAGCCACCCACCTTCATAATCTCTTGTCTGCAAAATCCCATATTCTGTTGTTTCCAGGAGGCATACGCGAAGCTCTACACCGCAAG GGAGAAGAATACAAGCTGATGTGGCCAGAGAAACCGGAGTTTGTGAGAGCGGCAGCCAAATTTGGAGCCAAAATAGTTCCCTTTTGTGGGGTTGGAGAAGATGATTTCTTAAAAGTAA TTGTGGACTACAATGACCAGATAAAAGTTCCGATTGTTAGAGAAGTGCTAAAAAGAGTGACAGCGGAAGGCCCGGAG GGGAAGCGTAGAAGGAGAAGAGGGTAA